From Microcystis aeruginosa NIES-2549, a single genomic window includes:
- the rlmB gene encoding 23S rRNA (guanosine(2251)-2'-O)-methyltransferase RlmB — translation MSDRPFRDKSDNRNSRRPSRPKTGPILTKSLAVTPENQEADDLLYGRRVVLTAMEEERQLNRIWVVNRLRYDPRYHTLLEKAKANGTVIDEVDDLRLDQITSKANHQGIAAQMSPYEYIELADLIEKAKGKSRHPVIVIAEGITDPHNLGAIIRTAEAMGCQGVVIPQRRAAGVTSTVMKVAAGALEYLPVARVVNLNRALEELKAAGFWLYGTAAKTGKSLHTINLTGAIGLVIGSEGEGLSLLTQKSCDELVSIPLAGKTASLNASVAAAMALYEVYRQRWQNSPD, via the coding sequence ATGAGCGATCGACCATTTCGTGATAAGTCCGATAATCGTAATTCTCGCCGGCCCTCGCGGCCAAAAACTGGGCCAATTCTGACTAAATCCCTGGCAGTAACTCCAGAAAACCAAGAAGCTGATGATCTGCTCTACGGTCGCCGGGTGGTTTTAACGGCCATGGAGGAGGAGCGCCAACTGAATCGGATTTGGGTGGTTAATCGACTCCGTTACGATCCCCGTTATCATACCCTCTTGGAAAAGGCCAAAGCCAACGGCACGGTGATTGATGAGGTGGACGATCTGCGTCTCGATCAGATTACCAGTAAGGCCAATCATCAGGGGATTGCGGCCCAGATGTCCCCCTATGAGTATATCGAATTAGCCGATCTGATCGAGAAAGCTAAGGGCAAAAGTCGCCACCCCGTGATTGTTATCGCTGAAGGTATTACGGATCCCCATAACCTGGGGGCAATTATTCGCACCGCCGAGGCCATGGGTTGTCAGGGGGTGGTTATTCCCCAACGTCGCGCCGCCGGGGTGACATCGACGGTGATGAAAGTGGCGGCGGGGGCCTTGGAATATTTACCTGTGGCCAGGGTGGTCAATCTCAATCGTGCTTTAGAGGAATTAAAAGCGGCTGGTTTTTGGCTCTACGGCACGGCGGCAAAAACTGGTAAATCTTTACACACAATCAATTTAACGGGTGCGATAGGATTGGTAATAGGTTCGGAGGGTGAGGGGTTGAGTCTGTTGACCCAAAAGTCCTGCGATGAGTTGGTATCTATCCCCTTGGCAGGCAAAACCGCCAGTCTCAATGCTTCGGTGGCGGCAGCTATGGCTCTTTACGAGGTTTACCGTCAACGCTGGCAAAATTCCCCCGACTGA
- a CDS encoding STAS domain-containing protein gives MTVSLRGTREVRDKYQIFRLTGLLDAFSEPTFCKVIEGYVEEGPKDVIISLAQIDFIDSSGLGALVKLVKKAKTEGGSLQIVTNPRVTQTVKLVRLEKFFSLQPTLEEAIKHLEKA, from the coding sequence TTGACTGTCAGCTTGCGAGGCACGCGTGAGGTCAGAGATAAGTACCAAATTTTCCGTTTGACGGGTCTTTTAGATGCCTTTTCCGAACCGACTTTTTGTAAGGTGATCGAAGGCTATGTGGAGGAAGGTCCCAAGGATGTGATTATTAGCCTGGCTCAGATTGATTTTATCGATAGCTCCGGTTTAGGGGCTTTGGTAAAATTGGTGAAAAAGGCCAAAACCGAAGGGGGCAGTTTACAAATTGTTACCAATCCCCGGGTAACTCAAACCGTAAAACTGGTGCGATTGGAGAAGTTTTTTTCCCTGCAACCCACCCTAGAAGAAGCGATAAAACATCTAGAAAAAGCGTAA
- a CDS encoding protein kinase domain-containing protein, producing the protein MSFCINPHCPKPKSITESRYCQSCGSDLLLNGKYRVTNLLSAKGGFGNTYEVIDEHKMPKVLKVLTYDSSKAIDLFQQEANLLKQLNHPGIPKGENYFIYHPRESQTALHCLVMEKIAGIDLEEYQKQRGFKPIDYHLALDWLTQLANILHEVHKHKFYHRDIKPSNIILKPDGQLVLIDFGAARQVTKTVLAGGKNTGIYTPGYAPPEQSRGHSVPQSDFYALGKTFVFLLTGKEPSDPKIYNINTNEFNWRKYASNIPSRLADFIDNLMAEKPIDRPKDTKTLLKIIIDIKTNLHQTKKTKNSPPEKTQVILIRNSASIPDLLSSSYAGFWLRFKASLIDSFIVLIIAALLGGYICFRLQQWSTFQDLNLNFDIPKEIWVYYAAGLSAAGTTIFGFALFIAAIIYNIQAKINFTHEHIAILTALGLGIVIKWLYYVFLEYLFKATIGKMFFDLSVTDSQGRRISFARANRRYLLKFLSTAPLYLGFLLAAWTKKKRTIHDMIAGTQIRKKK; encoded by the coding sequence ATGAGTTTTTGTATTAATCCTCATTGTCCTAAACCGAAAAGTATCACGGAGAGTCGTTACTGTCAATCCTGTGGTTCCGACTTGCTTTTAAACGGTAAATATCGAGTCACAAATTTATTGAGTGCCAAAGGTGGATTTGGTAATACCTATGAAGTGATAGATGAACATAAAATGCCCAAAGTATTAAAAGTTCTTACCTACGATTCCAGCAAAGCTATTGATTTATTTCAACAGGAAGCCAATCTTTTAAAACAATTAAATCACCCTGGTATTCCCAAAGGAGAAAACTATTTTATTTATCATCCCCGGGAAAGTCAAACTGCTTTACACTGTTTAGTTATGGAGAAAATTGCTGGTATTGACTTAGAAGAATATCAAAAACAAAGAGGATTTAAACCGATTGATTATCATCTCGCTTTGGATTGGTTAACTCAGTTAGCTAATATTCTCCACGAAGTTCATAAACATAAATTCTATCATCGTGATATCAAACCCTCTAATATTATCTTAAAACCCGATGGTCAATTAGTTTTAATTGATTTTGGAGCAGCGCGACAAGTGACTAAAACCGTCCTAGCAGGAGGCAAAAATACAGGAATTTATACCCCCGGATATGCTCCTCCCGAACAATCTCGCGGTCACTCTGTCCCCCAATCAGACTTTTATGCTTTGGGCAAAACTTTCGTCTTTTTGTTAACTGGTAAAGAACCCAGTGATCCGAAAATTTATAATATTAATACAAATGAATTTAACTGGCGTAAATATGCCTCAAATATCCCTTCTCGATTAGCAGATTTTATCGATAATTTAATGGCAGAAAAACCTATTGATCGTCCAAAAGATACCAAAACTTTGCTAAAAATAATTATCGATATTAAAACTAATCTCCATCAAACTAAAAAAACTAAAAATTCTCCTCCCGAAAAAACTCAAGTTATTCTTATTCGGAATTCTGCATCTATTCCTGATTTACTTTCTTCCAGTTATGCTGGGTTTTGGCTCCGTTTCAAAGCCTCTTTAATTGATTCTTTTATCGTTCTTATTATCGCAGCTTTATTAGGTGGTTATATCTGTTTTCGCTTACAACAATGGTCAACTTTTCAAGATTTAAATCTTAATTTTGATATTCCCAAAGAAATCTGGGTTTACTATGCAGCAGGATTAAGTGCAGCTGGAACAACAATTTTTGGTTTTGCTTTATTTATAGCGGCAATTATCTATAATATTCAAGCCAAAATTAACTTTACTCACGAACATATTGCCATTCTGACTGCTCTTGGTTTAGGAATAGTGATTAAATGGTTATATTATGTTTTCTTAGAATATCTTTTTAAAGCCACTATCGGTAAAATGTTTTTTGATTTATCCGTCACCGATAGCCAAGGCCGACGCATATCTTTTGCGAGAGCCAATCGCCGCTACTTACTAAAATTTCTCTCCACTGCTCCCTTATATTTAGGCTTTTTACTGGCAGCATGGACAAAGAAAAAGCGCACCATTCATGACATGATTGCAGGTACACAAATCCGCAAGAAAAAGTAA
- a CDS encoding transposase has translation MSPRKLTDATKKEILKLYRETESTTSTLAERYGVSSSTVSRFLKNSFSSEEYEQLIQKKRLARNPRGLEEEGAAADLPEKAIEVISFRAARIEAKDEQAFEQPIASVEQLTLLMDTSYPSEADNSEDTEINGDKPLENSNLTEFFVEAIEEEEEDELDEDWDEEEDEEDEDEDEDEEDEELAGSYLGPTIVKTAQLQILPLSAAAFPKTCYLVIDRAAELITRPLKDFAELGKVPPQEIQQRTLPIFESHRIARRFSKRKEKVIKVPDGRLIEKAHAQLEAKGITRLLMDGRIYALE, from the coding sequence ATGAGTCCAAGAAAACTGACTGATGCCACGAAAAAAGAAATTCTTAAGCTTTATCGGGAAACGGAGTCCACCACTTCCACCTTAGCCGAGCGTTATGGCGTGAGTAGCTCTACGGTCAGTCGTTTTCTCAAAAATTCTTTTTCTAGCGAGGAATACGAGCAGTTAATCCAGAAAAAACGCTTGGCCCGCAATCCTCGTGGCCTCGAGGAGGAGGGAGCAGCAGCGGATTTACCAGAAAAAGCGATCGAGGTGATTAGTTTTCGGGCAGCGCGCATCGAAGCTAAGGATGAGCAGGCTTTTGAGCAACCGATCGCTTCTGTGGAACAATTAACCCTGTTAATGGATACCTCTTACCCGTCAGAAGCAGATAATTCGGAAGATACAGAAATTAATGGCGATAAACCCCTAGAAAACTCTAATTTAACCGAGTTTTTCGTCGAAGCTATCGAGGAAGAGGAGGAAGATGAGCTTGACGAGGATTGGGATGAAGAGGAGGATGAGGAGGATGAAGATGAAGATGAAGATGAGGAGGATGAGGAACTAGCGGGGAGCTATTTAGGCCCGACTATCGTTAAAACAGCCCAATTACAGATATTACCCCTATCGGCGGCGGCTTTTCCCAAAACCTGTTACTTGGTGATTGATCGCGCTGCCGAATTAATCACCCGTCCCCTCAAGGATTTTGCCGAATTGGGTAAGGTTCCCCCTCAGGAAATCCAGCAGCGCACTCTCCCCATCTTTGAAAGTCATCGCATCGCTCGTCGTTTCTCCAAGCGCAAGGAAAAAGTGATTAAAGTTCCCGACGGTCGCCTGATCGAAAAAGCTCACGCTCAACTGGAAGCGAAAGGGATCACCCGTCTGCTCATGGATGGTCGTATCTACGCTTTAGAGTAG
- a CDS encoding DUF6883 domain-containing protein: MPYLNPNATIPPAKLTQYLLVLQPKDDKSGFLAQAGYNLDNWQVLEQDLRRILLNEATLNKPTKFGDIYEIKGLLQGVNGINLRVSTYWIIDSLTKETRFVTLLPD, translated from the coding sequence ATGCCTTATTTAAATCCCAATGCGACAATCCCACCAGCTAAATTAACCCAGTATTTGCTAGTTTTACAACCCAAAGATGATAAATCAGGCTTTCTGGCACAAGCGGGATATAATTTAGACAACTGGCAGGTATTGGAACAAGATTTAAGACGTATTCTTCTCAACGAGGCCACCTTAAATAAACCAACAAAGTTCGGTGATATTTATGAAATTAAAGGACTTTTACAAGGGGTGAACGGGATAAACTTACGAGTCTCTACCTATTGGATTATCGACTCACTTACGAAAGAAACAAGATTTGTGACTTTATTACCAGATTAA
- a CDS encoding shikimate 5-dehydrogenase, producing MNQTSETVTYSLESVLTRIESKIDNLQRDVNQKFDSLQRDVDQKIDNLQRDMDQKFDSLQKDVNKKFDSLQKDVNDLKVEVTEIKGDIKILDQKVETMDKRLEKVEDSYAILVKDIADLKGFKSLIIPMLVAFLSAVVTLGLRGFFLGNKP from the coding sequence ATGAATCAAACTAGCGAAACCGTTACCTATTCTCTCGAATCTGTCCTGACAAGGATCGAGAGTAAAATCGACAATCTCCAAAGAGATGTTAATCAAAAATTTGACAGTCTCCAAAGAGATGTGGATCAGAAAATCGACAATCTCCAAAGAGATATGGATCAAAAATTTGACAGTCTCCAAAAAGATGTTAATAAAAAATTTGACAGTCTCCAAAAAGATGTTAATGATTTAAAGGTGGAAGTCACAGAAATCAAAGGAGATATTAAAATTCTTGATCAGAAAGTCGAAACAATGGATAAACGACTGGAAAAAGTCGAAGATAGTTATGCAATCCTAGTTAAAGATATTGCGGACTTGAAAGGGTTTAAATCTCTGATTATCCCCATGCTTGTGGCTTTTTTAAGTGCCGTGGTCACTTTGGGATTGCGCGGCTTTTTTCTTGGCAATAAACCTTAA
- a CDS encoding DNA cytosine methyltransferase — protein MNLLKDSKKIRFIDLFCGLGGFRLAIEQVCRQKNLESDCVFSCDIDKDARSIYQANFNDHPRGDITEIAALDIPNHDILMAGFPCQPFSICGDLKGFDDTRGTLFFEIARILKAKQPAAFILENVKQLQGHQQGKTLEVILDTLQDLDYYTDYRVLNALNFGLPQKRERIFIVGFREARDFIWPKPALSRTSLTEILEENVSDFYYASEKIQKSRLLKREGKKPYSEPTIWHENKGGNVSAYPYSCALRAGASYNYLLVDGKRRLTEREMLRLQGFPDDYQIVGSYQTMRKLTGNSVAISCVAAVVNSVIESWLDVEQASTNSFSFNRKLN, from the coding sequence ATGAATCTCCTGAAAGATAGTAAAAAAATCCGTTTTATTGACCTCTTTTGTGGTTTGGGAGGGTTTCGATTGGCAATTGAACAAGTTTGTCGCCAAAAAAACTTAGAATCTGATTGTGTTTTTTCCTGTGATATAGATAAAGATGCTCGGTCAATTTATCAGGCTAATTTTAACGACCACCCCCGGGGAGATATTACCGAAATTGCTGCCCTAGATATTCCCAATCACGATATTTTAATGGCGGGATTTCCCTGTCAACCCTTTAGTATTTGTGGTGATTTAAAGGGATTTGACGATACCAGAGGCACGCTATTTTTTGAGATTGCTCGCATTTTAAAAGCCAAACAACCCGCAGCATTTATTCTGGAAAATGTCAAGCAATTGCAGGGACATCAACAGGGAAAAACCTTAGAAGTTATTCTCGATACTCTGCAAGATTTAGATTACTATACCGATTATCGGGTTTTAAATGCTCTTAATTTTGGTTTACCGCAAAAACGGGAACGGATTTTTATCGTTGGTTTCCGAGAAGCGAGAGATTTTATCTGGCCAAAACCAGCTTTATCTAGAACAAGTTTAACAGAAATCTTAGAGGAAAATGTTTCGGATTTTTATTATGCTTCCGAAAAAATTCAAAAAAGTCGCCTGCTGAAAAGAGAGGGAAAAAAACCTTATAGTGAACCGACTATCTGGCACGAAAATAAAGGAGGTAATGTCAGTGCTTATCCCTATTCCTGTGCCTTGCGAGCAGGAGCATCCTATAATTATTTGTTAGTGGATGGGAAAAGACGCTTAACAGAAAGAGAAATGCTACGTTTACAAGGTTTTCCTGATGATTATCAAATTGTCGGCAGTTATCAAACTATGCGAAAATTAACGGGTAATAGTGTAGCGATTTCCTGCGTAGCTGCTGTGGTTAATTCTGTAATCGAGTCTTGGTTAGATGTTGAGCAAGCATCAACTAATTCATTCTCGTTCAATCGAAAACTTAATTAA
- a CDS encoding rhodanese-related sulfurtransferase yields the protein MSYLVATFYQFVALSDYRQKQPEIQKYCQERGIKGTILLAAEGINATIAGNRQAIAEVISWLKTDTRLANLEVKESVCDYLPFQRLKIRLKREIVTFGQAKANPLEKTGIHLKAEQWNQLLKEPDVVVIDTRNNYEVAIGTFAGALNPEIQHFRQFPEYIHDNFDSINDKKIALFCTGGIRCEKAAAFLLNQGFSQVYQLEGGILKYLEEVSPDQSLWQGECFVFDQRVALTANLEVGHYEMCPACGHPIDEKDKQYPNYQAGISCPYCS from the coding sequence ATGTCTTATCTAGTCGCCACTTTTTACCAGTTTGTGGCTTTGTCAGATTATCGTCAAAAACAGCCAGAAATACAAAAATACTGCCAAGAAAGAGGAATTAAAGGAACTATTCTTCTGGCAGCCGAGGGGATTAACGCAACGATCGCCGGGAACCGTCAAGCGATCGCTGAGGTGATTAGTTGGTTAAAAACCGATACTCGTTTGGCTAATCTAGAGGTGAAAGAGTCTGTTTGCGATTATTTGCCCTTTCAACGCTTAAAAATTCGCTTAAAAAGGGAAATTGTGACTTTCGGTCAAGCCAAGGCTAATCCTCTCGAAAAAACAGGAATTCATCTCAAAGCTGAACAGTGGAACCAATTGCTGAAAGAGCCGGACGTGGTAGTGATCGATACTCGTAATAATTATGAAGTGGCGATCGGTACTTTTGCGGGAGCGCTTAACCCAGAAATCCAGCATTTTCGCCAATTTCCTGAGTATATTCACGACAATTTTGATAGTATTAACGATAAAAAAATAGCTCTTTTTTGTACGGGGGGAATTCGCTGTGAAAAGGCGGCAGCTTTTTTATTAAATCAAGGCTTTTCTCAAGTTTATCAGCTAGAGGGAGGTATTTTGAAATACCTAGAAGAAGTTAGTCCCGATCAGAGTCTTTGGCAAGGAGAATGTTTTGTTTTCGATCAAAGAGTGGCCCTAACAGCTAATTTAGAGGTGGGACATTATGAAATGTGTCCCGCTTGCGGTCATCCCATCGATGAAAAAGATAAACAATACCCCAATTACCAAGCAGGAATATCTTGTCCCTATTGTAGTTAA
- a CDS encoding pentapeptide repeat-containing protein translates to MKVNQLLRLYEQGERDFLAIDLMSLDLQQVTLIAVNFAAANLRGTNLSRSFLTKSNLRGASLNWANLTYAKLSQAQLVEADLTKANLTGAFMVQANLRNSRLSGADLSHANLRGANLCGANLCGANLYLVNLLEANLDKVNLNWANLQEARLSGAKCRQISAREANFSGSFVKEVDFQGANLERANFSEARLTGSDLRGANLAGANLAGARLQEVNLQGADLRGANLTGTCFESVTGWTEIVQEDDIFPLDWFQPRFAT, encoded by the coding sequence ATGAAAGTTAATCAGTTACTAAGACTCTACGAACAAGGAGAGCGGGATTTTTTAGCCATTGACTTGATGAGTCTAGATCTACAACAAGTGACTCTAATCGCTGTCAATTTTGCTGCGGCCAATTTGCGCGGAACTAATTTGAGCCGCTCTTTTCTGACTAAATCAAATCTGCGGGGAGCGAGTTTGAATTGGGCGAATTTAACCTATGCCAAATTAAGTCAAGCGCAATTAGTGGAAGCGGACTTAACCAAAGCCAATCTCACCGGGGCCTTTATGGTACAGGCTAACCTGCGTAACTCGCGATTAAGTGGTGCGGATCTTTCCCATGCTAATCTCCGGGGGGCGAATTTATGCGGGGCAAATTTATGCGGGGCGAATTTATACTTAGTTAATCTCTTGGAGGCAAACCTAGATAAAGTCAATCTCAATTGGGCTAATTTGCAGGAAGCGCGGTTAAGTGGGGCTAAATGTCGTCAGATTTCCGCAAGGGAAGCCAATTTTAGCGGCTCTTTTGTTAAAGAGGTGGACTTTCAGGGGGCCAATTTAGAAAGGGCTAATTTTAGCGAGGCACGTCTGACGGGTAGTGATTTACGCGGGGCCAATTTAGCGGGTGCTAATCTAGCGGGAGCGCGTTTACAAGAGGTAAATCTACAGGGAGCGGACTTGAGGGGTGCTAACTTGACGGGGACTTGTTTTGAGAGTGTCACTGGTTGGACAGAAATCGTCCAAGAAGATGATATTTTTCCCCTAGACTGGTTTCAGCCTCGTTTTGCCACTTAA
- the carA gene encoding glutamine-hydrolyzing carbamoyl-phosphate synthase small subunit: MISSAASQKALLVLADGTVYEGYSFGAKGTTVGEVVFNTGMTGYQEVLTDPSYAGQIVTFTYPELGNTGVNPEDEESIRPQVKGAIAKNICHRPSNWRSSQSLPDYLAAHHVIGIYGIDTRSLTRKIRSFGAMNGAISTEILDYHDLLRLVQAAPSMAGLNLVKEVTTKEVYEWTTPTPSAWEFAPIDSDQEALTVVAIDFGIKRNILRRLASYGCRVIVVPADTPPEKIAEYNPDGIFFSNGPGDPAAVTEGIALAKQLLQGEKPTFGICMGHQILGLSLGAETFKLKFGHRGLNQPCGLQQQVEITSQNHGFAVQEASLNQEVEITHLNLNDRTVAGLKHKSLPFFSVQYHPEASPGPHDADYLFGQFVDLMRQAKKDRS; the protein is encoded by the coding sequence ATGATATCAAGTGCTGCTAGTCAAAAAGCCTTATTAGTTCTGGCCGATGGTACGGTTTACGAGGGTTATTCCTTCGGAGCCAAGGGAACCACTGTCGGCGAAGTTGTCTTTAACACGGGGATGACCGGTTATCAGGAAGTTCTCACCGATCCCAGTTATGCCGGTCAAATCGTCACTTTTACCTATCCGGAATTGGGAAATACGGGGGTTAACCCCGAGGATGAGGAGTCAATTCGTCCCCAGGTGAAAGGAGCGATCGCCAAAAATATCTGCCACCGGCCCAGTAATTGGCGTTCTAGCCAATCCCTACCGGATTATCTGGCCGCTCATCATGTTATTGGCATCTACGGCATCGATACCCGCTCCCTGACCCGCAAAATTCGCTCGTTTGGGGCGATGAATGGGGCAATTTCTACGGAAATACTCGATTATCATGATTTACTGCGGCTGGTGCAAGCAGCCCCCAGTATGGCCGGGTTAAATCTCGTCAAAGAAGTAACCACCAAGGAAGTGTACGAATGGACGACTCCCACCCCCTCCGCTTGGGAATTTGCGCCAATTGATAGTGATCAAGAGGCATTAACGGTGGTGGCGATCGATTTTGGCATCAAACGCAATATTCTCCGGCGTTTAGCCAGCTACGGTTGTCGGGTAATCGTGGTTCCCGCCGACACTCCCCCGGAAAAAATCGCCGAATATAATCCCGATGGTATTTTCTTTTCCAACGGACCGGGAGATCCAGCGGCTGTTACCGAAGGTATTGCCCTAGCCAAGCAACTTTTACAAGGGGAAAAACCCACTTTTGGCATCTGTATGGGTCATCAAATTTTAGGGCTATCCCTAGGAGCAGAAACCTTTAAACTGAAATTTGGTCATCGCGGGTTAAATCAACCCTGTGGACTGCAGCAACAGGTGGAAATTACCAGTCAGAATCACGGTTTTGCGGTGCAGGAAGCCTCTTTAAACCAGGAAGTGGAGATTACCCATCTCAACCTCAATGATCGCACCGTAGCGGGGTTAAAACACAAGTCTTTGCCCTTTTTCTCGGTACAATACCACCCCGAGGCCAGTCCCGGCCCCCACGATGCTGATTATCTGTTTGGCCAATTTGTTGATTTAATGCGGCAAGCAAAAAAGGATCGGTCGTAA
- a CDS encoding DUF4926 domain-containing protein: protein MKFDMFSEVQLTEDLPESNLSRGTHAIIVDYCPRPEGHEDGYVLEVLNNQGKAYTVIAVEVSKIESIQNLKQDELQII, encoded by the coding sequence ATGAAATTTGATATGTTTTCCGAAGTTCAATTAACTGAAGATTTGCCAGAATCTAATTTGTCTCGTGGCACTCACGCGATTATCGTGGATTATTGTCCTAGACCCGAAGGCCACGAGGATGGCTATGTTTTAGAAGTGTTAAATAATCAGGGAAAAGCCTATACAGTTATCGCTGTAGAAGTTTCCAAGATTGAATCGATTCAAAATCTTAAACAGGATGAATTGCAAATTATATAA
- a CDS encoding transposase, which yields MSRAKRELIPGYSYHITIRCNNREFRLTRLECRQVLLYAIKKAIEKYGFKLYALCVMSNHIHYLIEPKDAEDLPKIMHWLNWYTAMCFNRMLNRTGHFWEKRYHSSGFPTTDTKRALNTLRYIHANPKAAGVQVGFFYDFSDYGVYDRLGDDGLTTWHPAFLSLGETLEEWAAKYRGFCKKYRPRPKPETRNHWGSKLLAGIKPKKRSKKSSPGQLSLWWEEWEEVTPEILAVADQFVFANAYNPRVAGDILQSCRGSDPGPG from the coding sequence ATGTCACGAGCAAAACGAGAACTAATCCCAGGCTATTCCTATCATATAACCATTCGCTGTAATAACCGAGAATTTCGCCTGACCCGTCTAGAATGCCGACAGGTATTACTCTACGCTATCAAAAAAGCGATCGAAAAGTACGGATTCAAACTCTACGCGCTCTGTGTGATGAGTAACCATATTCACTATCTCATCGAACCGAAAGACGCGGAAGACTTACCCAAAATTATGCACTGGTTGAACTGGTACACCGCCATGTGTTTTAACCGAATGCTGAATCGAACTGGTCACTTCTGGGAAAAACGCTATCACAGTAGCGGTTTTCCCACCACGGATACTAAGCGAGCGCTGAATACCCTACGCTATATTCACGCCAATCCGAAGGCTGCGGGAGTCCAAGTCGGATTCTTCTACGATTTTAGCGATTACGGGGTCTATGACCGACTCGGAGACGATGGCTTAACCACTTGGCATCCTGCGTTTTTGAGTCTGGGAGAAACCCTAGAGGAATGGGCGGCCAAATATCGCGGATTCTGCAAGAAATACCGGCCGCGACCGAAACCGGAAACCCGCAACCACTGGGGAAGTAAGCTACTCGCGGGGATAAAGCCGAAGAAAAGGTCTAAAAAATCCTCTCCGGGCCAATTGTCTCTCTGGTGGGAGGAGTGGGAGGAAGTCACCCCAGAAATTCTCGCGGTGGCGGATCAGTTCGTTTTTGCCAACGCCTACAACCCCCGCGTCGCCGGAGACATACTACAATCATGTCGCGGATCGGACCCGGGGCCTGGGTGA
- a CDS encoding Mini-ribonuclease 3: protein MESPLEKIRLQVNGEGSPLLEGLDRLSPASLAYLGDAVYELYIRTYYLLPPQRLGDYHAQVVGKVRAEQQALDLAQLQPYLTDQEKEILRRGRNAVTGKRRRLTAQVYQQASSLETLFGYLYLQDPSRLHQLLEKLEL, encoded by the coding sequence GTGGAATCTCCTCTCGAAAAAATTCGCTTACAGGTCAATGGCGAGGGTTCACCACTCCTAGAGGGTCTTGACCGATTATCGCCCGCTTCTCTGGCCTATCTGGGGGATGCTGTTTATGAATTATACATCCGCACCTATTATTTACTGCCGCCCCAGCGTCTCGGGGACTATCACGCTCAGGTGGTGGGCAAAGTCAGGGCCGAACAACAGGCTTTAGATTTAGCACAACTGCAGCCCTATCTGACAGACCAAGAAAAAGAAATTCTGCGCCGGGGACGCAATGCGGTCACGGGAAAACGCCGTCGTCTGACAGCCCAAGTCTATCAGCAGGCCAGCAGTTTAGAAACCCTGTTCGGCTATCTTTATCTGCAAGACCCCTCAAGATTACATCAACTATTAGAAAAACTAGAATTATAG